A genomic segment from Glycine soja cultivar W05 chromosome 18, ASM419377v2, whole genome shotgun sequence encodes:
- the LOC114395315 gene encoding uncharacterized protein LOC114395315 isoform X2 has protein sequence MEKAGSNSPKSALKFVKNTSQSAAQWSSTNSRGMTKDVLKDKFYDKTKASRRSPPKESNMASPRSPPRENTKPQEFKLHTQERAVKRAMFNYAVTTKFYIMELQKKQEEKLQKLIEEEEVRLLRKEMVPRAQLMPYFDKPFFPQRSSRSIPRESCLHMMSSKCWSCSVGNEIYNLHHYGHQTLKPIK, from the exons ATGGAGAAAGCAGGCTCTAACAGTCCTAAATCTGCTTTGAAG TTTGTGAAGAACACTTCTCAGTCTGCAGCTCAATGGAGCAGTACTAATTCTAGAGGAATG ACAAAAGATGTACTCAAAGACAAGTTCTATGACAAGACTAAA GCTTCAAGAAGGTCTCCACCCAAAGAAAGTAACATG GCTTCACCAAGGTCTCCACCCAGAGAAAATACTAAGCCACAAGAATTTAAACTCCACACCCAAGAAAGAGCTGTCAAGCGTGCAATGTTCAATTATGCT GTGACGACAAAATTCTATATCATGGAGCTGCAAAAGAAACAAGAGGAAAAGCTGCAAAAG TTGATTGAAGAGGAAGAGGTTCGTTTGCTGAGGAAGGAAATGGTTCCAAGAGCTCAATTGATGCCTTATTTTGATAAGCCATTCTTCCCACAAAG ATCAAGCAGGAGTATTCCAAGAGAGTCATGCCTCCACATGATGAGCAGCAAGTGTTGGAGCTGCTCGGTTGGCAATGAAATCTACAACTTGCACCACTATGGTCATCAAACTCTCAAGCCCATTAAGTAG
- the LOC114395315 gene encoding uncharacterized protein LOC114395315 isoform X3 produces the protein MEKAGSNSPKSALKFVKNTSQSAAQWSSTNSRGMTKDVLKDKFYDKTKASRRSPPKESNMASPRSPPRENTKPQEFKLHTQERAVKRAMFNYAVTTKFYIMELQKKQEEKLQKLIEEEEVRLLRKEMVPRAQLMPYFDKPFFPQRSSRSIPRESCLHMMSSKCWSCSVGNEIYNLHHYGHQTLKPIK, from the exons ATGGAGAAAGCAGGCTCTAACAGTCCTAAATCTGCTTTGAAG TTTGTGAAGAACACTTCTCAGTCTGCAGCTCAATGGAGCAGTACTAATTCTAGAGGAATG ACAAAAGATGTACTCAAAGACAAGTTCTATGACAAGACTAAA GCTTCACGAAGGTCTCCACCCAAAGAAAGTAACATG GCTTCACCAAGGTCTCCACCCAGAGAAAATACTAAGCCACAAGAATTTAAACTCCACACCCAAGAAAGAGCTGTCAAGCGTGCAATGTTCAATTATGCT GTGACGACAAAATTCTATATCATGGAGCTGCAAAAGAAACAAGAGGAAAAGCTGCAAAAG TTGATTGAAGAGGAAGAGGTTCGTTTGCTGAGGAAGGAAATGGTTCCAAGAGCTCAATTGATGCCTTATTTTGATAAGCCATTCTTCCCACAAAG ATCAAGCAGGAGTATTCCAAGAGAGTCATGCCTCCACATGATGAGCAGCAAGTGTTGGAGCTGCTCGGTTGGCAATGAAATCTACAACTTGCACCACTATGGTCATCAAACTCTCAAGCCCATTAAGTAG
- the LOC114395315 gene encoding protein TPX2-like isoform X1: MEKAGSNSPKSALKFVKNTSQSAAQWSSTNSRGMTKDVLKDKFYDKTKASRRSPPKESNMASRRSPPKESNMASPRSPPRENTKPQEFKLHTQERAVKRAMFNYAVTTKFYIMELQKKQEEKLQKLIEEEEVRLLRKEMVPRAQLMPYFDKPFFPQRSSRSIPRESCLHMMSSKCWSCSVGNEIYNLHHYGHQTLKPIK, translated from the exons ATGGAGAAAGCAGGCTCTAACAGTCCTAAATCTGCTTTGAAG TTTGTGAAGAACACTTCTCAGTCTGCAGCTCAATGGAGCAGTACTAATTCTAGAGGAATG ACAAAAGATGTACTCAAAGACAAGTTCTATGACAAGACTAAA GCTTCACGAAGGTCTCCACCCAAAGAAAGTAACATG GCTTCAAGAAGGTCTCCACCCAAAGAAAGTAACATG GCTTCACCAAGGTCTCCACCCAGAGAAAATACTAAGCCACAAGAATTTAAACTCCACACCCAAGAAAGAGCTGTCAAGCGTGCAATGTTCAATTATGCT GTGACGACAAAATTCTATATCATGGAGCTGCAAAAGAAACAAGAGGAAAAGCTGCAAAAG TTGATTGAAGAGGAAGAGGTTCGTTTGCTGAGGAAGGAAATGGTTCCAAGAGCTCAATTGATGCCTTATTTTGATAAGCCATTCTTCCCACAAAG ATCAAGCAGGAGTATTCCAAGAGAGTCATGCCTCCACATGATGAGCAGCAAGTGTTGGAGCTGCTCGGTTGGCAATGAAATCTACAACTTGCACCACTATGGTCATCAAACTCTCAAGCCCATTAAGTAG
- the LOC114395315 gene encoding protein TPX2-like isoform X5: MEKAGSNSPKSALKTKDVLKDKFYDKTKASRRSPPKESNMASPRSPPRENTKPQEFKLHTQERAVKRAMFNYAVTTKFYIMELQKKQEEKLQKLIEEEEVRLLRKEMVPRAQLMPYFDKPFFPQRSSRSIPRESCLHMMSSKCWSCSVGNEIYNLHHYGHQTLKPIK; this comes from the exons ATGGAGAAAGCAGGCTCTAACAGTCCTAAATCTGCTTTGAAG ACAAAAGATGTACTCAAAGACAAGTTCTATGACAAGACTAAA GCTTCAAGAAGGTCTCCACCCAAAGAAAGTAACATG GCTTCACCAAGGTCTCCACCCAGAGAAAATACTAAGCCACAAGAATTTAAACTCCACACCCAAGAAAGAGCTGTCAAGCGTGCAATGTTCAATTATGCT GTGACGACAAAATTCTATATCATGGAGCTGCAAAAGAAACAAGAGGAAAAGCTGCAAAAG TTGATTGAAGAGGAAGAGGTTCGTTTGCTGAGGAAGGAAATGGTTCCAAGAGCTCAATTGATGCCTTATTTTGATAAGCCATTCTTCCCACAAAG ATCAAGCAGGAGTATTCCAAGAGAGTCATGCCTCCACATGATGAGCAGCAAGTGTTGGAGCTGCTCGGTTGGCAATGAAATCTACAACTTGCACCACTATGGTCATCAAACTCTCAAGCCCATTAAGTAG
- the LOC114395315 gene encoding protein TPX2-like isoform X4, giving the protein MEKAGSNSPKSALKTKDVLKDKFYDKTKASRRSPPKESNMASRRSPPKESNMASPRSPPRENTKPQEFKLHTQERAVKRAMFNYAVTTKFYIMELQKKQEEKLQKLIEEEEVRLLRKEMVPRAQLMPYFDKPFFPQRSSRSIPRESCLHMMSSKCWSCSVGNEIYNLHHYGHQTLKPIK; this is encoded by the exons ATGGAGAAAGCAGGCTCTAACAGTCCTAAATCTGCTTTGAAG ACAAAAGATGTACTCAAAGACAAGTTCTATGACAAGACTAAA GCTTCACGAAGGTCTCCACCCAAAGAAAGTAACATG GCTTCAAGAAGGTCTCCACCCAAAGAAAGTAACATG GCTTCACCAAGGTCTCCACCCAGAGAAAATACTAAGCCACAAGAATTTAAACTCCACACCCAAGAAAGAGCTGTCAAGCGTGCAATGTTCAATTATGCT GTGACGACAAAATTCTATATCATGGAGCTGCAAAAGAAACAAGAGGAAAAGCTGCAAAAG TTGATTGAAGAGGAAGAGGTTCGTTTGCTGAGGAAGGAAATGGTTCCAAGAGCTCAATTGATGCCTTATTTTGATAAGCCATTCTTCCCACAAAG ATCAAGCAGGAGTATTCCAAGAGAGTCATGCCTCCACATGATGAGCAGCAAGTGTTGGAGCTGCTCGGTTGGCAATGAAATCTACAACTTGCACCACTATGGTCATCAAACTCTCAAGCCCATTAAGTAG
- the LOC114395315 gene encoding protein TPX2-like isoform X6 — protein MEKAGSNSPKSALKTKDVLKDKFYDKTKASRRSPPKESNMASPRSPPRENTKPQEFKLHTQERAVKRAMFNYAVTTKFYIMELQKKQEEKLQKLIEEEEVRLLRKEMVPRAQLMPYFDKPFFPQRSSRSIPRESCLHMMSSKCWSCSVGNEIYNLHHYGHQTLKPIK, from the exons ATGGAGAAAGCAGGCTCTAACAGTCCTAAATCTGCTTTGAAG ACAAAAGATGTACTCAAAGACAAGTTCTATGACAAGACTAAA GCTTCACGAAGGTCTCCACCCAAAGAAAGTAACATG GCTTCACCAAGGTCTCCACCCAGAGAAAATACTAAGCCACAAGAATTTAAACTCCACACCCAAGAAAGAGCTGTCAAGCGTGCAATGTTCAATTATGCT GTGACGACAAAATTCTATATCATGGAGCTGCAAAAGAAACAAGAGGAAAAGCTGCAAAAG TTGATTGAAGAGGAAGAGGTTCGTTTGCTGAGGAAGGAAATGGTTCCAAGAGCTCAATTGATGCCTTATTTTGATAAGCCATTCTTCCCACAAAG ATCAAGCAGGAGTATTCCAAGAGAGTCATGCCTCCACATGATGAGCAGCAAGTGTTGGAGCTGCTCGGTTGGCAATGAAATCTACAACTTGCACCACTATGGTCATCAAACTCTCAAGCCCATTAAGTAG
- the LOC114397625 gene encoding serine/threonine-protein kinase rio2-like yields MKLDVDVLRYLSKDDFRVLTAVELGMRNHEIVPTELIDRIARLKHGGTYKVLKNLLKHKLLHHDSSKYDGFRLTYLGYDFLAIKTMVNKGVFVAVGRQIGVGKESDIFEVAREDGTVLAMKLHRLGRVSFRAVKSKRDYLRHRSSYNWLYLSRLAALKEFAFMKALETHGFPVPNAIESNRHCVVMSLVQGYPLVQVKQLLNPETVFEAILGQVVRLAEHGLIHCDFNEFNIMINDDEKITMIDFPQMVSVSHRNAQMYFDRDVECIFKFFRKRFNLSFQESIDDIDGSDEGRDEAGKPSFSSIERSAGFLDRELAASGFTRKNEEDIQRFIEGGAESDTNSDSEGVDLVEDLNEADTVDDDSSHLSEQNEGSESQGKEEICEARESSGSEKEDASDNGESNEDTLQNEAELVKNLSKQRRHAIAKAHKGRKTVAARNSYKDKGGRSSHNSKIQKQLSSW; encoded by the exons ATGAAGCTCGACGTAGATGTCTTGAGATATCTCTCCAAAGATGATTTTAGGGTTCTCACAGCCGTTGAATTGGGGATGCGGAAT CATGAAATCGTACCCACCGAACTCATCGACCGAATTGCGCGTCTCAA GCATGGAGGCACGTACAAGGTTTTGAAAAACTTGCTCAAACACAAGTTGTTGCATCACGACTCTTCTAAAT atgATGGGTTCCGCCTTACCTACCTTGGTTATGATTTTCTTGCCATTAAGACTATGGTGAACAAAGGAGTGTTTGTAGCTGTTGGACGCCAGATTGGTGTTGGAAAGGAATCTG ATATATTTGAGGTTGCCCGTGAAGACGGAACAGTTCTGGCTATGAAGTTGCATAGGCTTGGAAGAGTCTCTTTCCGAGCCGTCAAATCTAAGCGTGACTACTTGAGACATCGCAGTAGTTATAATTGGCTCTATTTGTCTCGCCTCGCTGCACTTAAAGAATTTGCTTTCATGAAG GCTTTGGAAACACATGGCTTCCCTGTTCCAAATGCAATAGAAAGCAATAGACATTGTGTAGTCATGTCACTCGTCCAAGGTTATCCTCT TGTTCAGGTTAAGCAGTTACTGAATCCAGAGACAGTTTTTGAGGCAATTCTTGGTCAGGTCGTTCGGTTGGCAGAGCATGGTCTCATTCATTGTGATTTCAATGAATTTAACATCATG ATTAATGATgatgaaaaaattacaatgattGATTTTCCACAAATGGTATCTGTGTCACACCGTAATGCACAGAT GTACTTTGACCGTGATGTTGAATGCATCTTTAAGTTTTTCAGGAAAAG GTTCAATCTTTCTTTTCAAGAAAGCATAGATGATATTGATGGTTCTGATGAAGGGAGAGATGAAGCTGGAAAGCCAAGTTTTTCTTCAATAGAAAGAAGTGCTGGTTTTCTAGATAGGGAGCTTGCTGCCAGTGGCTTTACTAGAAAGAATGAAGAAGATATTCAGAGG TTCATTGAAGGTGGGGCAGAAAGTGATACAAATTCAGATAGTGAAGGGGTTGACTTGGTGGAAGACCTGAATGAAGCAGACACTGTAGATGATGATTCTTCACATTTGTCAGAACAG AATGAGGGATCCGAAAGTCAAGGGAAAGAGGAGATTTGTGAAGCACGTGAAAGCAGTGGATCTGAAAAGGAAGATGCAAGTGACAAT GGGGAAAGCAATGAAGATACATTGCAAAATGAAGCTGAACTCGTTAAGAACTTGAGTAAGCAACGACGACATGCCATAGCGAAAGCTCATAAGGGACGAAAGACTGTTGCAGCCAGAAATTCCTACAAAGACAAAGGTGGTAGATCATCTCACAATTCTAAAATCCAGAAACAGTTGAGCAGCTGGTGA